AGGTTGGGGTTGAAGTTCTGGTGAGGGAAGGCTTCCACAATCTTTTCGTCCACTTCCCTCCAGACGACTTGTGGCACGAAGAGTCATGTCTCCCTCACAAAGAATCTGACAACTGAGACGAACTCCCGACAACCCTCTGGCAGACAGGGCCTGTTTCTCTGCTTCGGTCATTTTTGTTGGTTCTCCCGAGAGAAACTCGACGCGACAGGTCGTACAACGGGAGTTTCCTCCACAGGCGTGCAATTGGTCAATCCCGGCCTCGTCCGGCAGGGCGAGCGCCAGCCGCTTGCCTGCGGGCACTTGAAACTCGCCGACACCTTCAACCGATAGCTTGGGCATGGAGGACGCTCAATGAGAGGAAAAGAAATCAAAACTGGCAGAGAACTGCCCCGTTAGAAACCAAGGCCTTTGGTGGCCGTCTTGATGCGGCACAAGTACATGTCGGCCGTGATGTACAGCGTCGTCCCGTCGCCGCCAAAACAGCAGTTGGCCGTGGCCTCGCCTGTCTCGATCCGGCCGAGGTACTCACCTTTGGGGCTCAGGATCAACACGCCGCCGGGCCCGGTGGCAAACAGGTTGCCGTGGGTGTCGACCGATAACCCGTCGGGCAGCCCCTTGCGTTTGCCCACCCACTGCGTGGTGTCATGCAGTTTTCGTCCCGCGCCCAAGGTGCCGTCGGCGCGCAGCTCGAAGGCCATCCAGATCGCAGCGTCCGGATCTGACTGGGCCACGTACAGGGTCTTTTCGTCCGGCGAGAGGCCGATCCCGTTCGGAAAGGTCATCTGCTTGGTGAGCAAGGTGAGTTTGCCGTCCTTGCTCAAGCGGTAGACGCCGCAGAAGTCCAGCTCGCGCGCGGGGTCGTCTTTGCCTTGCGGAAGTCCATACGGAGGATCGGTGAAATACAGGTTGCCGGCCCGATCGAACACGAGGTCGTTCGGGCTGTTGAAGCGTTTACCCTCGAAGCGATCGGCCAGCACGACTTTTTTGCCGTTCGAGGCCAGGGGCTCGAGCCGCGTGACGCGACGGTCACCGTGTTCGCACATCGTCAGGCGGCCCTGCGGGTCGAGCTGCAGGCCGTTCGAGCCGGGTTCGCCACCGCGGGCGGCGGTGCCGGTATAACCGGCTGGCTTGAAGAACGCCGTGACGCCCGCGCCTTCTTTCCAACGGTTGATCACGTTGTTGGGGATGTCCGAGAAGAGCAGCATCTGCTGCTGGGGCACCCAGACGGGCCCCTCGGTCCATTCGAAGCCCTCGGCGAGCTTTTCCAGCTTAGTGTCGGCCGGAATGAGCTGGTCGACCCGAGGATCGACGCGCTCGATCAGGCCGAAGCCGTCTTCGGCACGAGCCGAGATCCCAACCGAGACCAAGGCCACGGCCCAGAGGGCGGAAATTACTTGTCGCGTTCGCATGGAAATCATCCTCGAGGTGCGGCTGCAAGGAACCAAGTCGGAATCCGGAATGGCCCAGGATATCCGATCCAGCGCGAGCATTCACGTCCGGGGCAGGGCACGGCGATTCCCTGACGGGCTTGCAGGCGTTAAGGTCTGCTGACGGTGCTTCACACTCGTTTACCAGGGAGTGACTTTGATCATGGCGCGCCTGGCAGTCCGCCCCGAGCAGCTCGACCTTGATAGTCCGGGCCGCCGCGACTATTTCGTGGCCTTGGAACACGACAGCATCTGGGGCGATCACTTGATCCCGCTGACCGTGTTTGTCGGCCCACAGGCGCAAGCCGGGCGCGGGCTCGTCGCGTTCGGTTCGAATCACGGCAACGAGTACGAAGGTCCGGTGGCGCTCAAGCATCTGCTGCGCGAGATCGAGCTGGAAGCAGTGCTCGGGCGAATCATTCTCGTGCCGGTGCTCAATCCGTCGGCCTTCTGGACCGGGACGCGCGAAAGCCAGGCCGACGACGGCGTGAACCTGAACCGGGCTTTCGTCGAGGGGGCCGGCATCACTCCGGCACTGGCCGGCATCACGCATCGAATCGCGGCCTTTGTGCGCCAACACGTCTGGCCGCGCGTCCATGTCGTGCTCGACTTGCATTCAGGCGGCGACGTGGCACGGTTTGGCCTGTGCGCGAATTTTCATCCGCTCGACGACGCGGTGCTGAGCCACGAAATCGAAGAGACGGCCCGCTGGTTCGGTACGCCGTTGTTGATGGTCTACCAGAACCTGACGCCTGGGCTGTTGCCGAGCGAGGCCGAGCGGCTGGGCAAGATCACCGTCGGCACCGAATTGGGCTGGGGCCGTGCCGTCAACCGTGAGGGCGTCATGTACGGCCGGCAAGGCGTGCTGGCGGCGGCCATACGCCACGGTCAGCTGCGCGGATCGATCGAACCGATCGCCCATCATGCCGCCGGGACGCAACGCAAGGTCGCGATGGTCGATCGAGACTGTTTTGTGTGTGCGCCGTTTCAGGGCCACTACGAGCCGCTGGTCGACTGCGGCCAGAACGTGCGCCGCGGACAGACGGTGGGACTGTTGCACGATTTCGACCACATCGACGCCGAGCCCTGGCCAGCCGTGGCGGGGGTCGATGGCGTGGTGCTGGCCCAGGCCTGGGGTCTCCCCGTCGCCCGCGGACAACACATCGTCGTTGTGGCCCGCGTGCTGGTGTGACCACTTTTTGCGGGGATTTTCGGCTGGTTGACAACCGAGGGGCACGCACGCAAGAGTGTAGGCTCGCACCTCGGGCCGGAGTGGCGGAATGGCAGACGCGCTGGATTCAAAATCCAGTAGCCGCAAGGCTGTGTGGGTTCAAGTCCCACCTCCGGTATTCATGCCTGATCGTGCGCCTACCGGCACACCTTAGGCGTTCTTGCTTTTGCACCTCTTATTGGGCCGGAGTGGGCTCGCCATGAAGCGATTCTTACCGGAGACGTTCGGGGGTCTCATCGCGCTGGCTGCGCTCGCCGGAAGCGGCGCGGCGATGGGGGCCGATACGGCTCCCGGCGTGGTCTACGAGGGTGCCAACGGTCCGGGGCAGGGGCAACACGTTGTGCTAGTCAGCGGCGACGAGGAATACCGCTCGGAAGAGACGCTGCCGCAGCTCGGCAAAATCCTCAGCAAGCATCATGGCTTCCGCTGCACCGTGTTGTTCGCAATGAACGACGCGGACGGCACGATCGATCCGAACCAAAGCAACATTCCGGGACTTGAAGCCCTACGCGAGGCCGATCTGCTGGTGCTGTTCACGAGGTTTCGACATCTGCCCGCCGCACAGATGAAAGAACTGGTCGACTACATCGAGTCGGGCCGGCCAATCGTGGGCCTGCGCACCGCGACGCACGCCTTCGACAACAAGGGCGACGATCCTTATGCCCGCTATGGCTGGCAGAGCAAGGACTGGGACGGCGGTTTCGGAAGACAGGTGCTGGGCGAAACGTGGGTCAATCATCATGGGCACCACGGCGTCGAAAGCACGCGCGGCTTGATCGTGCCTTTGCAGAAGGACCACCCGATCTTGCGCGGCATTGCCGACGGCGACATTTGGGGGCCATCCGACGTCTACACTGTGCGGCTGCCCTTACCCGGCGACAGCCAGCCGCTGGTCATGGGGCAGGTGCTGCAAGGCATGCAGCCCGACGACCCGCCGGTCGAGGGCAAAAAAAACAGCCCGATGATGCCGATCGCCTGGACCAAGACCTATACGGGCACGGCAGGCAAGGCGGCGCGTGTCTTCACGACGACGATGGGCGCTTCGCAGGATTTTGCCAGCGAGGGAGTCCGGCGGCTGCTGGTGAACGCCTGCTATTGGGCCATGGGTCTCGAGCAACAGATTCCCGAGCGGAGCGAGGTCTCGCTCGTGGGAACATACGAGCCGACGCCGTTTCGCTTCAACGGTTTTCGCCGCGGCATGCGGCCGAGCGATTTTGCCGAGGCCCGCTAGCCTGGCCCTTGCGCCGTTGATGCGTTGGGCGTATGCAGCTTGACGGCCGCCGCGCCGGGAATCGACAATTTCCGTTTGCAAGCGTAGTAATTGTCGTTGTCCGGACGGGCCGCCCCTACCGATGCCACTGGCAGACGCAGAGATCTCGGAGCTGCAGGCCTTTGGCACGGTCATTACTCCCCAATTGCTGCGCGAGCCGGGGCCGTTGGCCTGTGGCCGCGAATCCGAGCTTGATTTTCTCGCGCATCACTTCGACCACGCCCGGCTCAATTCGGCCATCCTGGTGGGCCCTTCGGGCACGGGGAAGTCGGCGATCCTGTACGAGTTTTTTCGTCGCTTGGGCCAGCGGACCGATCCGTGGGCGGTGCTGGAGACGTCGTGTTCGCTGTTGATGGCGGGCACACGCTACCTGGGCGAATGGCAAACCCGGGTTGACGAACTGCGGCGAAAAGTCAGCCGTTTGCAGCGCGTCGCGGTGTACTTCACCGACCTGGCCAACCTGCTGACCGCCGGCAAGGCTTCGGAATCGACCGATAACATCGCCGCGGCGCTGGCCCCCGCCATCGAGCGCGGCGAAATCGTCCTGTTCGGCGAATGTACCGAGGAGATCTACCACCAGTCGATCGAACCGCATCCGTGGTTCAGCAAGTTGTTCGGTACGCTGCGGATCGCTCCGCAGCCGCCCGAGGCCGTGCGCAAAGTGATCGAACATCTGCTCGCGCGGCACAATCGCGAATTGGATGCCGAACTCGGCCTCGAGCTGCGGTGGGACGAGCACGCGCTCACGGCCGTCGACCAGTACGGCCGGTTGTATTTTCCGGGCTCGTCGCCTCCCGGCGGCACGGCGCGGCTGATCGATCACATCGTCAGCGCCAAGCGCGCGGCGCTGCAATGCCAGTTGCAGCGCCCCCGTTACGAGCAGGTGACGATGCAGGACTGTCTCAAATCGCTCGAATCGTTCACCGGCATTCCGAGCCTGTTGCTGGACGATTCGCAGCCGCTCGATCTGACCCAGGTGCGCGATCATTTTCGCTCGCGGGTGATCGGCCAAGATCAGGCGGTCGAC
This Pirellulales bacterium DNA region includes the following protein-coding sequences:
- a CDS encoding (2Fe-2S)-binding protein; this encodes MPKLSVEGVGEFQVPAGKRLALALPDEAGIDQLHACGGNSRCTTCRVEFLSGEPTKMTEAEKQALSARGLSGVRLSCQILCEGDMTLRATSRLEGSGRKDCGSLPSPELQPQP
- a CDS encoding ThuA domain-containing protein, with protein sequence MGADTAPGVVYEGANGPGQGQHVVLVSGDEEYRSEETLPQLGKILSKHHGFRCTVLFAMNDADGTIDPNQSNIPGLEALREADLLVLFTRFRHLPAAQMKELVDYIESGRPIVGLRTATHAFDNKGDDPYARYGWQSKDWDGGFGRQVLGETWVNHHGHHGVESTRGLIVPLQKDHPILRGIADGDIWGPSDVYTVRLPLPGDSQPLVMGQVLQGMQPDDPPVEGKKNSPMMPIAWTKTYTGTAGKAARVFTTTMGASQDFASEGVRRLLVNACYWAMGLEQQIPERSEVSLVGTYEPTPFRFNGFRRGMRPSDFAEAR
- a CDS encoding succinylglutamate desuccinylase/aspartoacylase family protein: MARLAVRPEQLDLDSPGRRDYFVALEHDSIWGDHLIPLTVFVGPQAQAGRGLVAFGSNHGNEYEGPVALKHLLREIELEAVLGRIILVPVLNPSAFWTGTRESQADDGVNLNRAFVEGAGITPALAGITHRIAAFVRQHVWPRVHVVLDLHSGGDVARFGLCANFHPLDDAVLSHEIEETARWFGTPLLMVYQNLTPGLLPSEAERLGKITVGTELGWGRAVNREGVMYGRQGVLAAAIRHGQLRGSIEPIAHHAAGTQRKVAMVDRDCFVCAPFQGHYEPLVDCGQNVRRGQTVGLLHDFDHIDAEPWPAVAGVDGVVLAQAWGLPVARGQHIVVVARVLV
- a CDS encoding SMP-30/gluconolactonase/LRE family protein, with the translated sequence MISMRTRQVISALWAVALVSVGISARAEDGFGLIERVDPRVDQLIPADTKLEKLAEGFEWTEGPVWVPQQQMLLFSDIPNNVINRWKEGAGVTAFFKPAGYTGTAARGGEPGSNGLQLDPQGRLTMCEHGDRRVTRLEPLASNGKKVVLADRFEGKRFNSPNDLVFDRAGNLYFTDPPYGLPQGKDDPARELDFCGVYRLSKDGKLTLLTKQMTFPNGIGLSPDEKTLYVAQSDPDAAIWMAFELRADGTLGAGRKLHDTTQWVGKRKGLPDGLSVDTHGNLFATGPGGVLILSPKGEYLGRIETGEATANCCFGGDGTTLYITADMYLCRIKTATKGLGF